One region of Danaus plexippus chromosome 16 unlocalized genomic scaffold, MEX_DaPlex mxdp_23, whole genome shotgun sequence genomic DNA includes:
- the LOC133320297 gene encoding uncharacterized protein LOC133320297 encodes MNTYGAKTKNTVKVFSTFICLNRILRLFGLSCISCDGFQIKCSPLVFRAICITTILILFNGLCGYYLFPNFENGLFHFSYHDSVHLILILGFVQYIVDIHFVFKYGREFYLQYIDRFELFDRTIGIAVYEKIKRTINRICVFFILITFIGSFVEIIIWYLSYRSSSHMFYMLYYIYNFLNLLSALDFIANCTQVLFRLQSLEHKLKDFLCHVTNLPVPYNENNHSVVKSSNKNTNISAHTLTETVHRQNVVLLLNRCFLLLTDQFDYINIMFGLRILLSCVNFVVDTLLKITTIIKLFSSGIEVVTSGSRYLPISVTIVQIIVNSIVVFSIIHICERNYGQIERIIASIDGILHEKDVRPDILDCLKDLRNTIITRNMNFNAVKFFKLEYPILVSISSLLVTYGTILVQNVE; translated from the exons ATGAACACGTATGGTGCTAAAACTAAGAATACTGTGAAAGTGTtttcaacatttatttgtttaaatcgCATCCTGAGATTATTCGGGCTGTCTTGCATTTCCTGTGAcggttttcaaataaaatgttcgcCGCTCGTCTTCAGAGCCATTTGCATTACTACAATACTAATTCTATTCAATGGCCTTTGTGGTTATTACCTTTTtccaaattttgaaaacggtctatttcatttttcttaCCACGATTCCGTTCATCTCATCTTAATTCTAGGGTTCGTTCAGTACATCGTGgatattcattttgtttttaaatatggaagGGAATTCTATTTACAGTATATTGATAGATTTGAACTTTTTGATAGGACCATCGGCATTGcggtatatgaaaaaattaagagaaCCATAAACagaatatgtgtattttttattttgattactttCATAGGAtcttttgttgaaattataatttggtaTTTAAGTTACCGATCATCAAGTcacatgttttatatgttgtattatatatataattttcttaatttactaAGTGCACTagattttattgcaaattgCACTCAAGTTTTGTTTCGCTTACAATCACTCGAACACAAgttgaaagattttttgtgTCATGTCACTAATTTACCTGTACCTTACAACGAGAATAATCACTCTGTTGTAAAATCGAGTAACAAAAACACGAATATCTCTGCTCATACATTAACTGAAACAGTTCATCGGCAAAACGTTGTATTATTGTTGAATAGATGTTTCTTGCTGTTAACTGATCAATTTGATTACATCAATATAATGTTTGGATTGAGG ATATTGCTCTCCTGCGTAAATTTCGTCGTGGatacgttattaaaaattactacaaTAATCAAGTTATTTAGTTCTGGTATAGAG gtaGTAACTAGTGGCTCACGATACCTACCAATCAGTGTGACCATCGTGCAAATTATCGTAAACTCAATAGTTGTCTTTTCTATAATTCATATTTGCGAAAGGAACTATGGACAAATTGAAAGAATTATCGCTTCAATTGACGGGATATTGCATGAAAAAGACGTta GGCCTGACATCCTAGACTGTCTAAAAGATCTCCGGAATACTATCATCACCAGAAATATGAATTTCAATGCCGTCAAATTCTTCAAACTGGAATACCCTATTCTGGTTTCAATTTCTTCTCTTCTTGTTACCTACGGTACAATATTAGTGCAAAATGTCGAATGA
- the LOC133320298 gene encoding uncharacterized protein LOC133320298, which translates to MVVIYDNQRNRKISMKNYRTIGSSSARCYFLLTEQCDYINTMYGFRILLFHLFLFINFVMMTNVMIRLVSISDDQNWWVLLISVIIRLTSMGTLLTRGIHYCDQSYSRNENNILWIEKILLNKNIPLETRDSLEKFKMLIRSKPITFHVLNIYKLEYSIILSIISTAITYTLILFQNVS; encoded by the exons ATGGttgtaatttatgataatcagagaaatagaaaaataagtaTGAAAAACTATAGAACTATTGGTTCTAGTTCTGCACGATGTTACTTTCTTCTCACTGAACAATGTGATTATATCAATACTATGTACGGATTTCGg ATTCTTCTCTTCCACTTGtttctgtttattaattttgttatgatgACCAACGTTATGATACGTCTCGTATCAATAtcg gaTGATCAAAATTGGTGGGTGCTGCTTATTTCAGTTATAATACGATTAACTTCAATGGGTACACTTTTAACACGTGGAATACATTATTGTGATCAAAGTTACAGTcgaaatgaaaacaatattttgtggatagaaaaaatacttttaaataaaaacatac catTGGAAACTCGAGATTCGCTTGAAAAGTTCAAAATGTTAATTCGCTCAAAACCGATAACTTTTCACGTGTTAAATATCTACAAACTAGAGTACAGCATCATTCTCTCTATCATTTCTACCGCCATAACATACACCTTGATTTTATTCCAAAATGTATCATAA